Proteins encoded in a region of the Ursus arctos isolate Adak ecotype North America unplaced genomic scaffold, UrsArc2.0 scaffold_2, whole genome shotgun sequence genome:
- the OPTC gene encoding opticin: protein MKLPAFLSLLALVLLEAGTASLPKERKRRDQMLGEDDSYAVLGNYVLGLDNYDEVIDLSDYEGLMDYGDQLPEVKVATLAAPTEISSPQSTGTPRTLSSKPTMTRPMTLGLLDSPSSHGLPTCLVCVCLGSSVYCDEADLESIPPLPKATAYLYARFNRIRQIRAGDFEGLTKLKRIDLSSNSISSIDDDALRLLHALRELILPKNQLTALPALPPAIEVLDVRLNRLQSSGIQPEAFRALEKLQFLYLADNLLDSIPGPLPASLRSLHLQNNMIETMQSDAFCDTEEHKHSRRRLEDIRLDGNPINLGLFPSAYFCLPRLPTGRCC from the exons ATGAAGCTCCCGGCTTTCCTGAGCCTTCTGGCCCTGGTGCTGCTGGAGGCAGGGACAGCTTCTCTCcccaaggagaggaagaggagagatcaGATGCTCGGGGAAGACGATTCTTATGCAGTTCTGGGCAACTATGTCCTGGGCCTGGACAACTACGATGAGGTCATTGACTTGAGCGACTATGAGGGGCTCATGGACTATGGGGACCAGCTCCCCGAG GTCAAAGTGGCCACCCTAGCTGCTCCAACCGAGATCAGTTCCCCTCAGAGCACAGGGACTCCAAGGACACTCTCTTCAAAGCCCACGATGACCCGGCCTATGACCCTGGGCCTCCTGGACTCCCCAAGCAGCCACG GCCTGCCCACCTGTCTGGTCTGCGTGTGCCTTGGTTCCTCCGTGTACTGTGACGAAGCTGACCTAGAAAGCATCCCTCCTCTTCCCAAGGCCACCGCTTACCTGTACGCCCGCTTCAACCGCATCCGCCAGATCCGAGCCGGAGACTTCGAAGGGCTGA CAAAACTGAAGAGGATCGACCTTTCCAGCAATTCCATCTCCTCCATTGACGATGACGCCCTCCGCCTGCTGCATGCCCTGCGGGAGCTGATCCTTCCCAAGAACCAGCTGACAGCCCTGCCTGCGCTGCCCCCCGCCATCGAGGTCCTGGACGTCCGCCTGAACCGGCTCCAGAGCTCGGGGATACAGCCTGAAGCCTTCAGG GCGCTAGAAAAGCTGCAGTTCCTCTACCTGGCTGACAACCTTCTGGACTCCATCCCCGGGCCTCTGCCCGCCAGCCTGCGCTCGCTGCACCTGCAG AATAACATGATAGAGACCATGCAGAGCGATGCTTTCTGCGACACCGAGGAGCACAAACACAGCCGGAGGCGGCTGGAAGACATCCGCCTGGACGGCAATCCCATCAACCTGGGCCTCTTCCCCAGCGCCTACTTCTGCCTGCCTCGGCTGCCCACCGGCCGCTGCTGCTAG